The sequence below is a genomic window from Globicephala melas chromosome 14, mGloMel1.2, whole genome shotgun sequence.
AGTTTATGTATTAATTAGCAGAAGACACAACACTATGTCATCAGAAAAGTGGCCGCAGTAGAATATCACAgcttcaaaataaaactttaggaattcagtggcatttataCATTCCCAAAGCACTTTTTTTCACCTTCCTGAGTGACAAAAACATAGACATTAAACAGTCATTCTTCACAGCTTCTTCATTTTCAACATATTTTACCCTTCTCCATTATTCCAATTGGATGTACATGCTTACCAATGTAATCTAGAGTTCTCATGCTAACTTTATTCAAAAGCGTGTattctgaaatagaaaatctagatgataatgaaaaatctgaatttcaCTAACCTGAGCTGATCTctgaattaataattaataattttgatATAAAATGTGCCAGGATGTTTAGGTTTGCAGACCATCCGTTCAATTTGCTGTAAGCACCTTGGGCTCCCCTTTTTAACAAGGCAGTCATAAAATTATAGATTTGAAGCTCTCTTTATTCTCAAGGATTTCATAATAAGCCATTAATATAGTCAAGCAGACATTTTACCGGATAATATAAAGCTCAGACCTTATCACTGTGATGATAATTTGGCTCGAGAGTGTGGTCTGATATCTGGATGTTTTTAATCAGGAGAGAGAATATGTTTGGTGTACACACCAGTAGATTATCACCAGTTTTAACGGTTCAATCCCATGAAACTAAGATTTCTCCTATTTCAGTATAAACACCAATAAGTGTGTTGAGACGAATGGCCTGTCAGATGTTAAGGGCTGCTGAATTGATCCTAGTcaatacttgttttttttccccctcctcataGATTTATTAAGATACCTGGAGTGATACCCAGGTATCATCTAATTTGCCACACTCATTTTtccacaaaaaaatacaaaaacaaatgcgACGCCTTGTAAGTGGTAACAAATATATCACAGAAATCATGCATAATGAGTTAAACATATTTTTGCTGACCAACATTTCTGCCAAACAACTCAGAAATCATATTAAATGGTTTAAACAGACAGGAATCTGGCCTACAGTCAAGCAAAGCaataacatgttaaaaaaaaaaaaaaaaaaaaacttcaatagAGCTGATTTTTCAGACAAAGAGCCTTTTCTCCCTCTGGCACAAAATGCGGGAAAGGAGCCAAGGCGCTACTTATCAGCTGTCTGACATCAGGGGAGGGCTGTGTGCGTCAGCCAGCCCAGCAGGGACCCCTGGCTCATGGCAGTGGACCATGTGCTGCTTATCTTATCAgtttacagtgtctggcacttCCACCGTTACTGTGCGAACCTGGGGGGAAGGAAGGTGTATAACTGTGAGGGTATAGGTTACAGTTGTGAGCTAAGCAGGTTTTAGCCACTtattaacaacaaccaaaaaaacagtCCAACGTGATACGTTAGTTATAATGAAAGTTTCTGCCCTCAAACTCAACCTTAAGAGAAAGAGAGTTCTTTTAAAAAGGCTCTCTAGCTATATGACGACCACCTCTCCTCCTACTTACCCAAATGTATGTCAAAGTTACAGTTCCAGAAGAATGATTCTGTTATATTCCACTtagaagagttaaagaaaaagcaatttgtTAGAAAATGTACATGTAACTCTTATACTAGTTCCATTAAAACAGTCATTTGGGGGTTGGGACTGAGATTTAAACTGTTTTCAAGTGTTCGCCAATGTTCGCAACTCTTAAACACAAGATCTGAGAGGCAGAGAGATACACTCAACCACCCGGGTGCAGCTCAGTCACGTCACTCAAACCAGGACTGAGAGTCTCCTGCAGAGATAAACTGACTTATAAAAACtacctaaaaattaattttttaaaaaactgtaatttattttaaaatcactttaaaacaaattttaaatatttgggaaaGATCATACTTGCTAAGTAAAAATTAATTCTGTCAATGTAATAAACACTTATATTTTGAATGtccaaaacaaatttttatttactattctCAACTCGGCTTATATGTTAAATGGTTCTCTATAAAAAAATGATAGTACCTTTACATGATGATTTATATCTCAAAATACTACACATCACAAACTACGTTGTCATCCGGGTTATACAGCTAATAAAACTATAGACATAAAATTACAGTAAACCCACTGCTTATTATTCCTTCAAGCTTACTGGttaaattagaataaataattaatttgcaCCCAAATACTCCTCTATATGGGTTGGAGGTCATAAATCATGGATTGAAAAGTTGTTCTCGCTCCCCCATGACAAAATTCCTGTCTGACCACACCTTCTGTTACAGACTGAACTGTAACCCCGCAAAATTCTACACTGAAGTTtaaacccccagtgtgatggtatttggagctggagcctttgggaagtaattaggttatGGGAGTGGGGCCCTCCTGacgggattagtgtccttaaGAGATGCCAAGTCTCTCTTGCTGTGAGGATGCAGCAAGAAGagggccatctgcaagccaggaaaagagctctcaccaggaactgaacaAGCCAgcacctggatcttggacttctcagcctccagaacagtgagaaataaatgtctgcggtttaagccacacagtctacagtaatctgttatagcagccctagcagactgaTCCACCTTTTCCTATCCTTATGCCTTGTTCTTTCATTCCTGTTGAGCCTGGTCTTTGCCCTCAACTGTACACTTTGGCTCCTGTTCACCTGGTTTCTCTGCCATTAGAATTAATTTTGTCTCACTACTGAGTCTGGAAACCTTTGCCAATTACTGCAATGATGGCTTAACTACCACCACAGAATCCCTTGCATATCCCCAACACTAGGCAAACCCACCATCCAATTCCTTTCACTGGTATTTCTAATTGTTTAGAGAAAAATGCACAGTCATGCCAATACTTTGTATTTCCCCCAAGATGACTCCCTATCTTGATCCCAAAGCAGCTGAACCAAGACTGCTACATTACTCTTAACATCCAGACACATAATTATCTCCCTGACATGTGACttgacctttttttcttcctcctgagaGCATCCTTCACTTTTCCTATTCAACATTTCTCTCTACCTTCTGTTCTTAACTCAGCTAGGTACCCCTCTTGGTTCTTCATTACTTCTTTGCTTTGCtcactcaagtatctcccttctacaTCTCCTGTCTTCAAACTCTCTTTATCCCCTTCTATCAATTTCTAATATGCTTAGGCTTCCACTAACCCTGAAACAACAAAGACTTCCCACCACcacaaagcaatcttaagaaaaacggaactgaaggaatcaggctccctgacttcagaatatactacaaagctacagtaatcaagacagtatggtactggcataaaaacagaaatagagatcaacggaacaggatagaaatcccagagataaacccacgcacctatgatcacccaatctatgaaaaaggaggcaagaatacacaatagagaaaagacagcctcttcaataagtggtgctgggaaaacaggacagctacatataaaagaatgaaattagaacactccctaacaccatacacaaaaataaactcaaaatgaactaaagtcctgaatgtaaggccagacactataaaactcttacaggaaaacataggcagaacactctttgacataaattgcagcaaggtcctttttgacccacctcctagagtaatgagaataaaaacaaaaataaacaaatgggacctaatgaaacttaaaagcttttgcacagcaaagaaccataaacaagacaataagacaaccctcagaatgggagaaaatatttgcaaatgaagcaactgacagaggattaatgtctaagatatacaaacagttcatgcagcacaatatcaaaaaaaaaaacaacccaatcaaaaaataggtggaagacctaaacagacatttctccaaagaagacatacagatggccaacaaacacatgaaaagctgatcaatgtcactaattattagggaaattcaaatcaaaactacaatgaggtatcacctcacacccatcagaatggccatcatcaaaaaatctacaaacaataaatcctggagagggtgtggagaaaagggaacactcttgcactgttggtgggaatgtatattgatacagccactatggagaacagtatggaggttccttaaaaaactaaaaatagaactaccatacgactcagcaatcccactactgggcatataccctgagaaaaccataattcaaaaagacacatgcaccccagtgttcactgcagcactatttacaatagccaggacatggaagcaacctaaatgtccatcgacagaggaatggataaagaagatgtggtatatatatatatatacaatggaatattagccataaaaaggaacagaactgggtcatttgtacagacatggatggacctatagactCATACaacatgaagtaagtcagaaagaaaaaaccaaatatcatagattaacgtatatatgtggaatctagaaaaatggtataggcGATCtcacttgcaaagcagaaatagagacagacacagagaacaaatgtatggacaccaagggggaagggggatgggaggaactgggagattgggattgacatatacacactattgatactatgtataaaatagataactagtgagaacctactgtatagctcaggggaCTTTACTCAgtgctctctggtgacctaaatgggaaggatatcaaaaaaagatggaatatatgtatacgtatagctgattcactttgctgtacagtagaaagtaacataacattgtaaagcaactatactccaagaaaaattaattaaaaattgtataaaaataatttgttttaaaaaagaaaagactataaaagtatataactataaataaattaattaaatacattggtttataattaagaaaaatgttttatttccttatcttAGGTGTAAGTAAAACAGACaatcaaaaactgtaaaaagtgaACATTACAaccttttaactttaaaaatcgAGTTAGTATTTCTTACAGTGGTTTGTTACTGCATGGGTGTTCATTTTATTCTCATGTTCTAAACTAATTACATTTATCCACAGACACACAAAAGTGCCGAACACAGAAAATTTTTCTTACTGGATGGATggagaatggatggatggatgaatggaccgATGGAAAGCCAAGTGGATGGATGAGAAAAACTgtgaatttggaaaaagaaagtcTTAGACTATATGCTCAGGCTAACTAACTTATATGCAATGTGGTATGACTTGAAAGTTCAATAACAAACTAGAAATTGAGGGAATAGGTTTTCAAAACGTCCATCCatacagtaaattaaaaattttgagttttatttaaaattaaaaagtgttaagtttaatttaaagaaaatttaaagagtGTTAAGTTAAAGAAAAACACTTCAAGAGGCAAAATGTTTAGCTTAAATATGCatactgtattatttctttttttaagacaaaaataaaaaagtataaagtttcttctgaaagttAATTGAAGAATTTGGATTTTCAGTTGTATATATCTGAGGATAAgataaatttttggattattaGTGAATATGTTTCAGGGATGTTTATAAAGACTAGAAGAGGTTCAGTAGAAGAATAATGACTAAATAATCTTTAATGATTGGTTTTCATATAAAATAACACcagtatttattttaagaaaatcttgGATTGGGCTTTTTTTCCCGCAAGTTTACTAATTAAGAGTCAGGTAATAGTGATTTACAGGAAAGTAGTCATCATAATGATAATGGCTGACATTTATTAAGTATTAACCATGGACTAAGCACTGTATtgttttacacatattaactcatttattcttcacaacaaTTCTTTCagatgagaattgctattccctccattttacagatgagaaaacagaagcaggggAAACGGAAGCAGAGGAAGGCTGAAGAGCTGGTCACACAGCGAGTCAGTGGCAAAGCTGGGGTTAAAATCCAGGGGTCTGCCTCCAGAGTCACACTCTTAATTCCAAGGGCAGAAATACTTCTTGAATTAAACTGAACTATAATGCAAACATATGTCAAACATATAGAGTTTTCTATGCTTTTAATATTTACCCAAACACCTTTTGAGGGCTTACGATGCACCAGTTGCAATACTGcagccttttttttctcttctttttttttttttttttttttttgcggtacatgggcctctcactgttgtggcctctcccgttgcagagcacaggctccggacgcgcaggctcagcggccatggctcacgggcccagccactccgtggcatgtgggatcttcccggaccggggcatgaacccgcgtcccctgcatcggcaggcggactctcaaccactgtgccaccagggaagcccttttttcttcttttaatgcaTACATTTCAGTGTTTGGACAGATGCTGAAAAATGACTTAAgttaaagaaatgtaattttaaatagtgTAGACATTTAACTCAAAATTACAACAATCAGGATGAAATTATAAATTTGTAGAGTTATTTCCCTTCAATTAACAAATTGTTTACACCAAACTAAGTAAGAAGATGAGACAGAGTTGTTTTTCCTGGATACTTTCCCATTGAATCTTATTAGTCATCTGGATTACAAAAGCAGTAAAGCAACAAAAGAGGTATTTTCATTGGGAAGAGAAGTAAGAGCAGAGGGTGGAGTGAAAGGGGAAAGGTTTTAACTGTGCATAATTCACTGTAAATTAGATAGCATGGTCAAAAAGGGAATCACATTGCAACCTTCCTGTCTGTGAGTCCTGACAGCCAACAAAAAGGAGGTTTTTCTTTCATAACCCCCAAAACAGCTGAATAGATTTCAAGCATTTTCCCTGACAAGTATTTTCAGTCAACCTTTGTTTGTTATTCTTTGAAGGCAGAACCTGGGATGAAGTTTAAGTTTTGTACTTGAAATACAACTGgtgcagggccttccctggtggtccaaaggtaaagaatccaccttccaatgcagaggatgtgggtttgatccctggtcagggaactaagatcccatacgccacggggcaactaagcccgcgcaccgcaactaactGAACTCGCacacctcaacaagagagcctgcgtgcctcaaaccacagagcccacatgccctggagcccgcacaccacaaccagagagagaaaacctgcatgccacgactagagagaagactgcacaccacaacgaggagcctgtgcgccacagtgaaaaatcccgcgtgcctcaataaagatcccgcgtgccacaactaagacctaatgcagccaaaaaaataaaggaaataaataaataaaacattaaaaaaaaagagaaatacaactGGTGCAACTGTAGTTGGTGTCAATATAgaagttatttgtttatttttttatttttctttgctctacTCTACCACAGTAAACCTGTCAGTTCTGGCTGCTGCCTTTTATTCAAAGACCAGGTTTTCCAATAGCGGCAGCATGGAATGGGTTCCCAGAAATTTGAACCGTTATAAGTATTACTCACCTAGTCCTGCCCTGCTCCTCGATCCTGGTCAAAATGCAATGTCAAGTTCACCTCACACTTGGGACATGCAAACAAAGAGCTTAAATGGCTCTTCGAAAGATCAAAAATCGTTAAGTGGCAGCTGAATATATATTAGCATGACATAAATTAAGAATATAACCTACCTGAGATTGCCTTCAATGGATTTTATGCTATTtgccagaagaaagaaaagaacttaaTCCACAAAGCTGACCCAGTCATTCGgcaatgtttttcatttaaaagattGTATTATGTGTTcataacaaaaatatcaaatatttcaaaatataagtaGACAAAATGCCATACTAGCATAATAAACACTCATTGCAACATAATCAGTGTTAATTCAAATCATTTCATATTCATATatagtttaaaatgttcttttatatatagtgtgtatatatatatatatatatatatatatatagtttaaaatgTTCTAATTAGCAAAAGTGatactaagagggaaatttatagcaatacaagcctatttcaagaaacaagaaaaatctcaaataaacaatctaaccttacacctaaaggaaccagaaaaagaagaagtgaagcccaaagttagtagaaggaaggaaataataaatatcagaatgtaaataagtgaaatagagactaTAAAGACAACAGGGAAAACgaataaaaaaaactaagaactgggttctttgaaaagataaaattaacaaaGTTTTAGCTAGGCTCACTAAGTGAGAAGGCTCtactaaataaaatcaaaaatgaaagaggagaactAACAAcagatactacagaaatacaaaggattataagaaaatCTTATGAACCACCATACGCCAACAAATTGTACAACCcagaagatatggacaaattcttagaatcgTACAGCCTCCCATGACTGAATTATGAAGACAGAGAAACTCtaaacagactaatcactagtacagagattgaaacagtaatcaaaaagctccccaaaacaaaaatgtccacgaccagatggcttcacaggtgaattctaccaaacattaaatcaaagaagatttaatacttgcccttctcaaactcttccaagaaattaaagaggagggaacgtttcctaactcattttacaaggccaacatcaccctgacaccaaaatcagacaaggacaatgcaaaaaaagaaaattaaagatcagtatctctgatgaatatagacgcaaaaatcctcaacaaatcaGATAGACCAATACTTTAAAGTGATCATACGCCAAGATCAGCAGGATTTATgccagggatgaaaggatggtTCGACATCCACAAGccaatcaacatgatacatcacattaacgaAATGAAGGCTAAGAACTATAcaatcatctcaatcgatgcagaaaaagcatctgacaagattcaacacccatttatgattttttaaaaaaattctcaataaagtgggtatagaaggaatgtacaaAGGTCATATGTGAtagacccacagctaacatcatactcaatgatgaaaaactgaaagctattCCTCTAAagtcaggaacgagacaaggaggCCCACTTGCCACTCTTATTAAAcacagtattagaagtcctaaccagagcaattaggcaagaaaaagaaataaaaggtatccaaattagaaaggaaggagtaaaactgtcactatctgcagatgacatgtttatatatagacaaccctaaagactccaccaaaaaactattagagatAATAAATTAATGCAGTAAAGTTTCAaggtacaaaatcaacatacaaaattctgttgcatttctatatgctaacaatgagctagcaattaagaaaacaatcccatttacaatcaaaacaaaaagaatacctaggaataaatttaaccaaagaggtgaacggtctgtatactgaaaactataagacactgttgacaGAAATTGAAGAAGTCACAAATAAATGTAAGGATCTGTGCTCAGATATTGGAAGAATtagcattgttaaaatgtccaggaGCGGCCGCCCTCGATCTGGGCGATGGAGGAGGAAGCAAGCGAGGGGGCCGGTTCTTGAGCTTCGTAATTCCTGTGTCGCCTTCTGAGCTCTCAGTCCGCCGGGTCGCATGATCCCTCCAGCCGGAGCTGCTTTTTTTGCCAGCCGCCGCGAGGCCGGTTGAGTTACCGGCATCCCGGCTGCCACCTCCTAGCCCGACCTATGATACAAAAGATTTTCCGGGGGCTGCACCTGCCTGCCGTTGCCTGAGACATTTGAATAACCTTATCTTGGCTTTGGATCTCAGAAGAGAACCACTAAGCAGAGACCAGACTCAGTGAGTGAGCAGGTGTTTTGGACAATGGACTGGTGGAGCCCATCCCTATTATAAAAATGTCTCAGAGCAATCGGGAGCTGGTGGTTGACTTTCTCTCCTACAAGCTTTCCCAGAAAGGATACAGCTGGAGTCAGTTTAGCGATGTGGACGAGAACAGAACTGAGGCCCCAGAAGGGACTGAATCAGACATGGAAACCCCCAGTGCCATCAATGGCAACCCATCCTGGCACCTGGCAGACAGCCCTGCGGTGAAtgtagccactggccacagcaGCAGCTTGGATGCCCGGGAGGTGATCCCCATGGCAGCGGTGAAGCAAGCGCTGAGGGAGGCAGGCGATGAGTTTGAACTGAGGTACCGGCGGGCATTCAGCGACCTGACATCCCAGCTCCACATCACCCCAGGGACGGCATATCAGAGCTTTGAGCAGGTAGTGAACGAACTCTTCCGGGATGGGGTGAACTGGGGTCGCATTGTGGCCTTTTTCTCCTTCGGTGGGGCACTGTGCGTGGAAAGCGTAGACAAGGAGATGCAGGTATTGGTGAGTCGGATTGCAGCTTGGATGG
It includes:
- the LOC115851257 gene encoding bcl-2-like protein 1, producing the protein MSQSNRELVVDFLSYKLSQKGYSWSQFSDVDENRTEAPEGTESDMETPSAINGNPSWHLADSPAVNVATGHSSSLDAREVIPMAAVKQALREAGDEFELRYRRAFSDLTSQLHITPGTAYQSFEQVVNELFRDGVNWGRIVAFFSFGGALCVESVDKEMQVLVSRIAAWMATYLNDHLEPWIQENGGWDTFVELYGNNAAAESRKGQERFNRWFLTGMTVAGVLLLGSLFSRK